The following coding sequences are from one Pseudonocardia sp. EC080619-01 window:
- a CDS encoding PDR/VanB family oxidoreductase, translated as MTAEQPTEVTAAVTAIKPEADGIVSLHLAPAAGDKLPAWEAGAHVDLVLGPGLERQYSLCGDPADLTRWRLGVLREPESRGGSAHVHERLAVGDEVVCRGPRNNFSLVDADRYLFVAGGIGITPILPMVRACEVAGKPWRLFYGGRAEPTMAFREELAHHGDRVVLWPQESHGVLDLDTVLGSPTAGTAIYCCGPGALLDAVEQRCAAWPAGSLHLERFRPRDGALDGGNTAFEVELDASGITLTVGAGQTLAEAIEDAGVDLPTSCREGTCGTCETYVLEGEPDHRDSYLTAEEQASGEVIMPCCSRSRSARLVLDL; from the coding sequence GTGACGGCCGAGCAGCCGACCGAGGTCACCGCGGCCGTCACCGCGATTAAGCCGGAGGCCGACGGCATCGTCTCGCTGCACCTCGCGCCCGCTGCCGGGGACAAGCTGCCCGCCTGGGAGGCGGGTGCGCACGTCGATCTCGTCCTCGGCCCGGGCCTCGAACGGCAGTACTCGCTCTGCGGGGACCCGGCCGACCTGACCCGCTGGCGGCTCGGGGTTCTCCGGGAGCCGGAGAGCCGGGGCGGCTCGGCCCACGTCCACGAGCGGCTGGCGGTCGGCGACGAAGTGGTCTGCCGGGGACCGCGGAACAACTTCTCCCTGGTCGACGCCGACCGGTACCTGTTCGTCGCGGGCGGGATCGGCATCACCCCGATCCTGCCGATGGTCAGGGCGTGCGAGGTGGCGGGAAAGCCGTGGCGCCTGTTCTACGGCGGGCGGGCCGAGCCCACCATGGCGTTCCGGGAGGAGCTCGCACACCACGGGGACCGGGTCGTCCTGTGGCCACAGGAGTCCCACGGTGTCCTCGACCTGGACACCGTGCTGGGCTCCCCCACGGCCGGCACCGCGATCTACTGCTGCGGGCCGGGCGCCCTGCTCGACGCCGTCGAGCAGCGGTGCGCCGCCTGGCCGGCCGGTTCGTTGCACCTCGAACGGTTCCGGCCCAGGGACGGGGCGCTCGACGGCGGGAACACGGCGTTCGAGGTCGAGCTCGACGCGTCCGGCATCACCCTCACCGTGGGGGCCGGCCAGACCCTCGCCGAGGCGATCGAGGACGCGGGGGTGGACCTGCCGACCTCGTGCCGGGAGGGGACCTGCGGGACCTGCGAGACCTACGTCCTCGAGGGGGAACCGGACCACCGCGACTCCTACCTCACGGCGGAGGAACAGGCCTCCGGCGAGGTGATCATGCCGTGCTGCTCCCGCTCCCGCTCGGCCCGGCTCGTGCTGGACCTCTGA